Proteins co-encoded in one Kutzneria chonburiensis genomic window:
- a CDS encoding ATP-binding cassette domain-containing protein, which produces MITVDGVWMRYGRGPMVLWGVDLDLAPGSVTVVLGENGCGKSTLLRIAAGVTVPSIGTVRGRPASVSYLPERFPDQLRLSARAYLRHFARIRRLPTRVELLDRLGFAGDLDQPMAELSKGNAQKVGLTQTFGAIDGFLVLDEPWAGLDVAARAVLSDLVREAADAGATVLVTDHTGAAAKLPGATVYRMVDGLVQPVEDVGLVEVVVTCTSEAVDQVAKLPGVHSVRRAT; this is translated from the coding sequence TTGATCACTGTCGACGGGGTCTGGATGCGCTACGGCCGGGGGCCGATGGTGCTGTGGGGCGTCGACCTGGATCTGGCGCCCGGCTCGGTGACGGTGGTGCTCGGCGAGAACGGCTGCGGCAAGTCGACCCTGCTGCGGATCGCCGCCGGCGTGACCGTGCCCAGCATCGGCACGGTCCGCGGACGGCCGGCTTCGGTGTCGTACCTCCCGGAGCGGTTCCCCGACCAGCTGCGCCTGTCGGCCCGTGCCTACCTGCGGCACTTTGCCCGCATCCGGCGGCTGCCCACCCGTGTCGAGCTGCTGGACCGCCTCGGCTTCGCCGGCGACCTGGACCAGCCGATGGCCGAGCTGTCCAAGGGCAACGCCCAGAAGGTCGGCCTCACCCAGACGTTCGGTGCGATCGACGGCTTCCTCGTCCTGGACGAGCCGTGGGCCGGTCTCGACGTCGCGGCCCGGGCGGTGCTCAGCGACCTGGTCCGCGAGGCGGCCGACGCCGGCGCGACGGTGCTGGTCACCGATCACACCGGTGCGGCGGCCAAGCTCCCCGGCGCGACCGTGTACCGCATGGTCGACGGGCTGGTGCAGCCGGTCGAGGACGTCGGCTTGGTGGAGGTCGTCGTGACCTGCACGTCCGAGGCCGTCGACCAGGTCGCGAAGCTGCCCGGCGTGCACTCGGTGCGGAGGGCCACGTGA
- a CDS encoding effector-associated domain 2-containing protein gives MDSAGRPRLPETVRNRLVALLLEVDELQDPTTRGSIVTELRNRLGPGFDVPTQTTDRLYTIALVEECQRHYGGLRKLVDALRLFCQGHYRVEEAADLIAGHVPLEILFPAERADLRKLLSPLTGEVDAHSVYRASSGPLAPPLESASDDLLGVADELVNRMMLPGQLPPLLNFIEYLAAFVDGRGQTAQALRRWNADVVRRCELPSQLLAVARENAHLHVTKRVGRASLLVQIEEDGLDHNRYQVSVWLWLDTDSQTLARDDHSYALEEIRDVVDRALQDCVGLLVTDAVVPTVEFILPHRLLVTDVDKWLVTHGSPFGRRLGTYYPVVVRSLDRLRTTSLPLRQLWRAKWRWLQEHSGLHPESAVRWLGDEDGRDPQRLYRELSGDQQPVAVAWHGPPPPEHQAADSVLGAAVWAGTPVALWCREHHGEGGHLQLADMLTNRPLPGLPDHALRARMEADAPGAADDHCGNHLSLLWDDPSRLPEPRFGLSAPSSTGGSPP, from the coding sequence GTGGACTCTGCTGGCCGGCCGCGGCTGCCGGAAACCGTGCGCAACCGGCTGGTGGCGCTGCTGCTCGAGGTGGACGAACTCCAGGACCCGACCACCCGCGGCTCGATCGTGACCGAGCTGCGCAACCGCCTCGGCCCCGGTTTCGACGTGCCGACCCAGACGACCGACCGGCTCTACACGATCGCCCTGGTCGAGGAGTGCCAACGGCACTACGGCGGCCTGCGCAAGCTGGTGGACGCGCTGCGCCTGTTCTGCCAGGGGCACTACCGCGTGGAAGAGGCCGCGGACCTGATCGCCGGGCACGTGCCGCTGGAGATCCTGTTCCCGGCCGAGCGCGCGGATCTGCGCAAGCTGCTGTCGCCGCTGACCGGCGAGGTCGACGCGCACAGCGTGTACCGCGCGTCGTCGGGACCGCTGGCGCCGCCGCTGGAGTCGGCATCGGACGATCTGCTCGGCGTGGCCGACGAGCTCGTGAACCGGATGATGCTGCCCGGACAACTGCCGCCGCTGCTGAACTTCATCGAGTACCTCGCAGCCTTTGTGGACGGTCGTGGGCAGACGGCGCAGGCGTTGCGCCGCTGGAACGCGGACGTGGTGCGCCGCTGCGAACTGCCGTCGCAACTGCTGGCCGTGGCGCGGGAGAACGCGCACCTGCACGTGACCAAGCGCGTCGGCCGTGCCTCGCTGCTCGTGCAGATCGAGGAGGACGGCCTCGACCACAACCGGTACCAGGTGTCGGTGTGGCTGTGGCTGGACACCGACAGCCAGACGCTCGCGCGTGACGACCACTCGTACGCGCTGGAGGAGATCCGCGACGTCGTGGACCGCGCGTTGCAGGACTGTGTCGGCCTGTTGGTCACGGATGCCGTGGTGCCGACGGTGGAGTTCATCCTGCCGCACCGGTTGCTGGTGACGGACGTGGACAAGTGGCTCGTCACACACGGCAGTCCGTTCGGCCGCCGGCTCGGCACCTACTACCCCGTGGTCGTGCGCAGCCTGGACCGCCTGCGCACCACGTCGCTGCCCTTGCGCCAACTGTGGCGTGCGAAGTGGCGGTGGTTGCAGGAACACAGCGGACTGCACCCGGAGTCGGCGGTGCGTTGGCTCGGCGACGAAGACGGCCGCGACCCGCAGCGGTTGTACCGCGAGCTGAGTGGGGACCAGCAGCCCGTCGCAGTCGCGTGGCACGGACCGCCGCCGCCGGAACACCAGGCGGCCGACTCCGTGCTGGGCGCGGCGGTGTGGGCCGGCACGCCCGTCGCGCTGTGGTGCCGTGAGCACCACGGCGAGGGCGGTCACCTCCAGCTGGCCGACATGCTCACCAACCGTCCGCTGCCGGGACTGCCCGACCACGCGCTGCGCGCCCGTATGGAGGCCGACGCCCCCGGCGCCGCCGACGACCACTGCGGCAACCACCTCAGCCTGCTCTGGGACGACCCGTCCCGCCTGCCCGAGCCACGATTCGGGCTGTCCGCGCCGAGCTCAACGGGAGGATCCCCACCATGA
- a CDS encoding AAA family ATPase, with protein sequence MTGDEDWLIYRGAGEPHDGIDRLPPPPRWREFGGLPLVEPLLGTDGSGGRKLGEQERATTYRADSEVTEIVNAALYLRRPLLVTGKPGTGKSTLAYSIAHELKLGPVLRWPITSRSTLQDGLYRYDAVGRLQDASLRQGSARPLLRTGSGEPAAPPSIGRYIRLGKLGTALLPQARPRVLLIDEIDKSDVDLPNDLLNVFEEGEFEIPELTRLPDDQATVEVMIADGTDRVPIQRGRVRCNAFPVVVLTSNGERDFPPAFLRRCLRVDIRTPNRQQLTDIVTAHLGADAVTASEDVIDRFLEDRRVGDLANDQLLNAIYLAASGGRPPEETRARLLDALLRPLSQPGQ encoded by the coding sequence ATGACCGGGGATGAGGACTGGCTGATCTACCGGGGTGCCGGCGAGCCGCACGACGGCATCGACCGCCTCCCGCCGCCACCGCGGTGGCGTGAGTTCGGCGGCCTGCCCCTGGTGGAGCCGCTGCTCGGCACGGACGGTTCGGGCGGCCGCAAGCTGGGGGAGCAGGAGCGGGCCACCACGTACCGCGCCGACAGTGAGGTCACGGAGATCGTCAACGCGGCGCTGTACCTGCGCCGGCCGCTGCTCGTCACCGGCAAGCCCGGCACCGGCAAGTCCACGCTGGCGTACAGCATCGCCCACGAGCTCAAGCTGGGGCCCGTGCTGCGCTGGCCGATCACCAGCCGCTCCACGCTCCAGGACGGCCTCTACCGCTACGACGCGGTTGGCCGGTTGCAGGACGCCAGCCTGCGCCAGGGCAGCGCGCGGCCGTTGCTGCGTACGGGAAGTGGCGAGCCGGCGGCGCCGCCGAGCATCGGCCGCTACATCCGGTTGGGCAAGCTCGGCACGGCGCTGCTGCCGCAGGCGCGGCCCCGGGTGCTGCTGATCGACGAGATCGACAAGAGCGATGTCGACCTGCCCAACGACCTGCTCAACGTGTTCGAGGAGGGCGAGTTCGAGATCCCCGAGCTCACCCGGCTGCCCGACGACCAGGCCACGGTCGAGGTGATGATTGCCGACGGCACCGACCGGGTGCCGATCCAGCGCGGTCGCGTGCGCTGCAACGCTTTCCCGGTCGTGGTGCTGACCAGCAACGGCGAGCGCGACTTCCCGCCGGCCTTCCTGCGCCGCTGCCTGCGCGTGGACATCCGCACGCCCAACCGGCAGCAGCTGACCGACATCGTGACGGCGCATCTCGGTGCCGACGCGGTGACCGCCAGCGAAGACGTGATCGATCGCTTCCTCGAGGACCGCCGCGTCGGCGACCTGGCCAACGACCAGCTGCTCAACGCCATCTACCTGGCCGCGTCCGGCGGCCGTCCGCCCGAGGAGACCCGGGCCCGGCTGCTCGACGCGCTGCTGCGGCCGCTCAGCCAGCCGGGCCAATGA
- the acnA gene encoding aconitate hydratase AcnA: protein MTAPASKDSFGARGTLTVGDASYEVFRLSAVDGAERLPYSLKILLENLLRTEDGANITADHVRALAGWDPTADPDTEIQFTPARVIMQDFTGVPCVVDLATMREAVTQLGGDPAKVNPLAPAELVIDHSVIADIFGRPDAFERNVDLEYERNRERYQFLRWGQTAFDEFKVVPPGTGIVHQVNIEHLARVVMIRNGVAYPDTVVGTDSHTTMVNGIGVLGWGVGGIEAEAAMLGQPVSMLIPRVVGFKLHGELPAGATATDLVLTITEMLRKHGVVGKFVEFYGSGVSAVPLANRATIGNMSPEFGSTCAIFPIDGETVDYLKLTGRSAEQVALVEAYAKEQGLWHDDSREPVYSENLELDLATVVPSIAGPKRPQDRIELAEAKKRFQQDVRNYVKADDNVDEEIDESFPASDAPAHNAAANGARPRKVVSVTLEDGTETTLDHGHVGIAAITSCTNTSNPSVMIGAALLAKNAVERGLSRKPWVKTTLAPGSKVVMDYYEKAGLTPYLDKLGFNLVGYGCTTCIGNSGPLPEEISAAVQDNDLAIVSVLSGNRNFEGRINPDVKMNYLASPPLVVAYALAGTMDLDLSSDPIGVDSEGKDVYLADIWPSPQDVQDVISTAVTAEMFTKDYADVFAGDERWQSLPTPTGNTFDWADDSTYVRKPPYFEGMALEPSPVTEINGARVLALLGDSVTTDHISPAGSIKADSPAGKYLTEHGIERRDFNSYGSRRGNHEVMIRGTFANIRLKNLLLDGVEGGFTRNFLADGEQTTIFDASAAYIEAGVPLVILAGKEYGSGSSRDWAAKGTSLLGVRAVIAESFERIHRSNLIGMGVLPLQFPAGETAASLGLDGTETFDFAGVTELNNGSTPRTVKVTAAKADGTTVEFDAVVRIDTPGEADYYRNGGIMQYVLRKMVNS from the coding sequence GTGACTGCACCTGCGAGCAAGGACAGCTTCGGCGCCCGTGGCACGCTCACCGTCGGAGACGCCTCCTACGAGGTTTTCCGACTGAGCGCGGTCGACGGCGCCGAGCGCCTGCCGTACAGCCTCAAGATCCTTCTGGAGAACCTGCTGCGCACCGAGGACGGTGCCAACATCACGGCCGACCACGTCCGTGCGCTGGCGGGCTGGGACCCCACCGCGGATCCCGACACCGAGATCCAGTTCACCCCGGCCCGGGTGATCATGCAGGACTTCACCGGCGTGCCCTGCGTGGTCGACCTGGCCACCATGCGCGAGGCCGTCACCCAGCTGGGCGGCGACCCGGCCAAGGTGAACCCGCTGGCCCCGGCCGAGCTGGTCATCGACCACTCGGTCATCGCCGACATCTTCGGCCGCCCCGACGCCTTCGAGCGCAACGTGGACCTGGAGTACGAGCGCAACCGCGAGCGCTACCAGTTCCTGCGCTGGGGCCAGACCGCCTTCGACGAGTTCAAGGTCGTCCCGCCCGGCACCGGCATCGTGCACCAGGTCAACATCGAGCACCTGGCCCGCGTGGTGATGATCCGCAACGGCGTCGCCTACCCGGACACCGTCGTCGGCACCGACAGCCACACCACCATGGTCAACGGCATCGGCGTGCTGGGCTGGGGCGTCGGCGGCATCGAGGCCGAGGCGGCCATGCTGGGCCAGCCGGTCTCCATGCTCATCCCGCGCGTCGTCGGCTTCAAGCTGCACGGCGAGCTGCCCGCCGGCGCCACCGCCACCGACCTGGTGCTGACCATCACCGAGATGCTGCGCAAGCACGGCGTGGTCGGCAAGTTCGTCGAGTTCTACGGCTCCGGCGTGTCCGCGGTGCCGCTGGCCAACCGCGCCACCATCGGCAACATGAGCCCCGAGTTCGGCTCCACCTGCGCCATCTTCCCGATCGACGGCGAGACGGTGGACTACCTCAAGCTCACCGGCCGCTCGGCCGAGCAGGTCGCGCTGGTCGAGGCCTACGCCAAGGAGCAGGGCCTCTGGCACGACGACAGCCGTGAGCCGGTCTACTCCGAGAACCTGGAGCTGGACCTGGCGACGGTCGTGCCGTCGATCGCCGGCCCCAAGCGCCCGCAGGACCGCATCGAGCTGGCCGAGGCCAAGAAGCGCTTCCAGCAGGACGTGCGCAACTACGTCAAGGCCGACGACAACGTGGACGAGGAGATCGACGAGTCGTTCCCGGCCAGCGACGCCCCGGCGCACAACGCGGCCGCCAACGGCGCCCGCCCGCGCAAGGTCGTGTCGGTGACCCTGGAGGACGGCACCGAGACCACGCTGGACCACGGCCACGTCGGCATCGCGGCAATCACCTCATGCACCAACACGTCCAACCCGTCGGTGATGATCGGCGCGGCGCTGCTGGCCAAGAACGCGGTCGAGCGCGGCCTGTCCCGCAAGCCGTGGGTGAAGACCACCCTGGCCCCGGGCTCCAAGGTCGTCATGGACTACTACGAGAAGGCCGGCCTGACTCCGTACCTGGACAAGCTGGGCTTCAACCTGGTCGGCTACGGCTGCACCACCTGCATCGGCAACTCCGGCCCGCTGCCGGAGGAGATCTCCGCCGCGGTGCAGGACAACGACCTGGCCATCGTGTCGGTGCTGTCCGGCAACCGGAACTTCGAGGGCCGGATCAACCCCGACGTCAAGATGAACTACCTGGCCAGCCCGCCGCTGGTGGTCGCGTACGCCCTGGCCGGCACCATGGACCTGGACCTGAGCAGCGACCCGATCGGCGTGGACAGCGAGGGCAAGGACGTCTACCTCGCCGACATCTGGCCGTCGCCGCAGGACGTGCAGGACGTCATCTCGACCGCGGTCACCGCCGAGATGTTCACCAAGGACTACGCCGACGTGTTCGCCGGCGACGAGCGCTGGCAGTCGCTGCCCACGCCGACCGGCAACACCTTCGACTGGGCCGACGACTCCACCTACGTGCGCAAGCCCCCGTACTTCGAGGGCATGGCGCTGGAGCCGTCCCCGGTCACGGAGATCAACGGCGCGCGGGTGCTGGCGCTGCTGGGCGACTCGGTCACCACCGACCACATCTCGCCCGCCGGCTCCATCAAGGCCGACTCGCCGGCCGGCAAGTACCTGACCGAGCACGGCATCGAGCGCCGCGACTTCAACTCGTACGGTTCCCGCCGTGGCAACCACGAGGTGATGATCCGGGGCACGTTCGCCAACATCCGGCTCAAGAACCTGCTGCTGGACGGCGTGGAGGGCGGCTTCACCCGCAACTTCCTCGCGGATGGCGAGCAGACCACCATCTTCGACGCGTCGGCCGCCTACATCGAGGCCGGTGTGCCGCTGGTGATCCTGGCCGGCAAGGAGTACGGCTCGGGTTCCTCGCGTGACTGGGCCGCCAAGGGCACCAGCCTGCTGGGCGTGCGGGCCGTCATCGCCGAGTCGTTCGAGCGCATCCACCGCTCCAACCTGATCGGCATGGGCGTGCTCCCGCTGCAGTTCCCGGCCGGCGAGACCGCCGCGTCGCTGGGCCTCGACGGCACCGAGACCTTCGACTTCGCCGGCGTCACCGAGCTGAACAACGGCTCGACGCCGCGCACCGTCAAGGTCACCGCGGCCAAGGCCGACGGCACCACCGTCGAGTTCGACGCGGTCGTCCGCATCGACACCCCCGGCGAGGCCGACTACTACCGCAACGGCGGCATCATGCAGTACGTGCTGCGCAAGATGGTCAACAGCTGA
- a CDS encoding peptide ligase PGM1-related protein, producing MSKLIIANSRTEEMVGDLSLLTPAERVAGGWGAQRMFWFADDGDILVLPWIADDDYIDYVLGRTGVDRASLTLLVPSPGYLGAELLTPDRLTDPGLRAQLEQALTGREIDEIVTCYDDAYVIELARAVGIETALPGFAFSEQGGDALVNSKAAFRAVAAGIGVAIAPGAIAGRPELAEATIARILGNGDAVIVKKEFAGGGFGNEILATAEGVRPAGARKVVVLPDEQAIKDYVAERWSWLTGGRDDRLVIEQYFTDAVTVYSEFEVGERASELRGTGQILMEPVAIGEIVPPQGVSPEQHQELVDEGRRLCEAFRGLGYRGNISADAIRTSDGRIVFSETNGRLTGSTHLHITLRDRMLRPEHRGHRVMIERAAWTVPSFVAAVEALRAAGLEFDATTGTGVVLTGNYVDVNGIVMYCIVGEDYESAEAVIATIDALPVGSA from the coding sequence ATGTCGAAACTGATCATCGCCAACAGCCGCACCGAGGAAATGGTCGGCGACCTGTCGCTGCTGACGCCGGCCGAGCGCGTCGCGGGCGGTTGGGGCGCTCAGCGCATGTTCTGGTTCGCCGACGACGGCGACATCCTCGTCCTGCCGTGGATCGCGGACGACGACTACATCGACTACGTCCTCGGCCGGACCGGCGTCGACCGCGCTTCCCTCACCCTGCTCGTCCCGTCGCCCGGCTACCTCGGTGCCGAGTTGCTCACCCCGGACCGGCTGACCGACCCGGGATTGCGTGCACAACTGGAGCAGGCGCTGACCGGGCGGGAGATCGACGAGATCGTCACCTGTTACGACGACGCTTACGTCATCGAACTGGCCAGGGCCGTAGGCATCGAGACTGCCCTGCCCGGCTTCGCCTTCAGCGAGCAGGGTGGCGACGCATTGGTCAACAGCAAGGCCGCCTTCCGGGCCGTCGCGGCGGGTATCGGAGTTGCCATCGCGCCGGGCGCGATCGCCGGTCGTCCGGAGCTGGCCGAGGCCACGATCGCCCGGATCCTGGGCAACGGCGACGCCGTCATCGTCAAGAAGGAGTTCGCCGGCGGCGGCTTCGGCAACGAGATCTTGGCGACGGCCGAGGGGGTGCGTCCGGCCGGGGCGCGCAAGGTTGTCGTGTTGCCTGACGAACAGGCCATCAAGGACTACGTCGCCGAGCGCTGGTCGTGGCTGACCGGCGGCCGCGACGACCGGCTGGTCATCGAGCAGTACTTCACCGATGCGGTCACCGTCTACTCGGAGTTCGAGGTCGGAGAGCGTGCCAGCGAGTTGCGCGGTACCGGGCAGATCCTGATGGAGCCGGTGGCCATCGGCGAGATCGTGCCGCCGCAGGGTGTCAGCCCCGAGCAGCACCAGGAACTCGTGGACGAGGGACGCCGACTGTGCGAGGCGTTCCGTGGCCTCGGCTACCGGGGCAACATCAGCGCTGACGCGATCCGCACCAGCGACGGCCGAATCGTGTTCAGCGAGACCAACGGCCGGCTGACCGGGTCGACGCATCTGCACATCACGCTGCGCGACCGCATGCTGCGACCGGAACACCGTGGCCACCGGGTCATGATCGAACGCGCGGCCTGGACGGTCCCGTCCTTCGTCGCCGCCGTCGAGGCGCTGCGTGCGGCGGGACTGGAGTTCGATGCCACGACCGGTACTGGTGTCGTGCTCACCGGCAACTACGTCGACGTCAACGGCATCGTCATGTACTGCATCGTCGGCGAGGACTATGAGTCGGCCGAGGCCGTGATCGCGACCATCGACGCCTTGCCGGTCGGCTCGGCCTGA